One window of Akkermansia biwaensis genomic DNA carries:
- a CDS encoding Amuc_1101 family PilM-like pilus complex protein yields MANSRQIVALNVGSQRVSMGVFSKTNKNDLILDRYATRLIVLDPSAEGMRLAKVGEAVADLVQELRVKGGVANYSVSGQSVFIRFVKLPALDDTDVEQLIRFEAQQHVPFPLDEVVWDYHLLPAQGLEREAVLVAIKAEDLDSLNDEITSHGLSTGKVDCTQTSLYNAYVDSYPEEKEPVMLIDIGAKSTDLIYSEQGRFFTRSISAGGIFVTSAIAREFNLSFVEAERLKITSGLVSMSNGQTEGLDPATANLATIIRTAMTRLASEIQRTTNHYRAQMKGSAPVKAYLCGGGSSLPYTKEFLEDKLGIPIFFFNPMHNVGVGSGVDVNTISREAFTLGGMIGTAINAVDRASLNIDLEPTAVAKKRANQKKMPAIITGAVIAVLGAAAYAVTGYMGVEKAKQTLSGVSPTVSSIKSEQSALRLKEQELKKMDATLASYQQLTLQRYGYADIIKHLLEQSEHKNYPYWFTDFEPVAHFNPEDATQITGYSVIKDSFLSDKNTSLVENIRTETAANSASDEEENAVYSVNAIRLTGLAKRSDGGQKLIQDLQAKMDANKDSLFTFKNGDRKLEVRQIMELGAKDAKIDAAAGAFVPFKLVLPLKTPIPVHFNK; encoded by the coding sequence ATGGCTAATTCACGACAAATCGTCGCATTAAACGTAGGTTCCCAGCGAGTATCAATGGGCGTCTTTTCCAAGACGAATAAAAACGACCTCATCCTGGACCGCTACGCTACGCGTCTCATCGTACTGGATCCGTCCGCAGAAGGCATGCGCCTGGCAAAAGTGGGGGAGGCCGTCGCCGACCTCGTCCAGGAGCTCCGCGTCAAAGGCGGCGTTGCCAATTATTCCGTATCCGGACAGTCCGTTTTCATCCGCTTTGTCAAGCTTCCCGCCCTGGACGACACGGACGTTGAACAGCTCATCCGGTTTGAAGCCCAGCAGCATGTCCCCTTCCCGCTGGATGAAGTCGTCTGGGACTACCACCTCCTGCCGGCCCAAGGGCTGGAACGCGAGGCCGTCCTGGTCGCCATCAAGGCGGAAGACCTGGATTCCCTGAACGATGAAATCACCTCCCATGGACTTTCCACCGGCAAGGTGGACTGCACGCAGACCTCCCTGTACAACGCGTACGTGGACAGCTACCCGGAAGAGAAGGAGCCCGTCATGCTCATCGACATTGGCGCCAAATCGACCGACCTGATCTACAGCGAACAGGGCCGCTTTTTCACCCGCAGCATTTCCGCGGGCGGTATTTTCGTCACTTCCGCCATCGCTCGTGAATTCAACCTGTCCTTTGTGGAAGCCGAACGTCTGAAGATCACCAGCGGACTCGTTTCCATGAGCAACGGACAGACGGAAGGGCTGGACCCGGCCACGGCCAACCTGGCTACCATCATCCGCACGGCCATGACCAGGCTGGCTTCCGAAATCCAGCGCACGACCAACCACTACCGCGCCCAGATGAAGGGGAGCGCGCCCGTGAAGGCCTACTTGTGCGGCGGGGGCTCCTCCCTTCCGTACACCAAGGAATTCCTGGAAGACAAGCTGGGCATACCGATTTTCTTCTTCAACCCCATGCACAACGTGGGCGTAGGTTCCGGCGTGGACGTGAACACCATTTCCCGTGAAGCCTTCACCCTGGGCGGCATGATCGGAACGGCCATCAACGCCGTTGACCGAGCGTCCCTCAACATTGACCTGGAGCCCACCGCAGTGGCTAAAAAACGGGCCAACCAGAAGAAAATGCCCGCCATCATCACCGGGGCCGTCATCGCCGTACTCGGCGCGGCTGCCTATGCGGTCACGGGCTACATGGGTGTGGAAAAGGCCAAGCAGACCCTTTCCGGCGTATCCCCCACCGTCAGTTCCATCAAGTCCGAACAATCCGCCCTGCGCCTCAAGGAGCAGGAATTGAAGAAAATGGACGCCACCCTCGCCTCCTACCAGCAGCTGACTCTCCAGCGGTACGGCTATGCGGACATTATCAAACATCTTCTGGAACAGTCGGAACACAAGAATTACCCCTATTGGTTCACGGATTTTGAACCTGTGGCGCACTTCAATCCGGAGGACGCCACCCAGATCACGGGCTACTCCGTCATCAAGGACTCCTTCCTTTCCGACAAAAACACCTCCCTGGTGGAAAACATCAGGACGGAGACGGCCGCAAACTCCGCCAGTGATGAAGAGGAAAATGCCGTTTACAGCGTCAATGCCATCCGTCTGACCGGCCTCGCCAAACGATCCGACGGCGGCCAGAAGCTCATTCAGGACCTCCAGGCCAAAATGGATGCGAACAAGGATTCCCTATTCACATTCAAGAATGGAGACAGGAAACTCGAAGTCCGCCAGATCATGGAACTGGGCGCCAAGGACGCCAAGATAGACGCCGCGGCAGGGGCCTTCGTTCCCTTCAAGCTGGTGCTTCCGCTGAAAACGCCCATTCCCGTACATTTTAACAAGTAA
- a CDS encoding Amuc_1102 family pilus-like protein, whose product MKSILTFITAMLAAVLLIPAASAQSTSNPKTQVRVTLDKLSLYMRQSPNVPTQDDPRSLPKPKRWADFEVPFKVEASPMPKSGYIDSLTFKFYIAVVNPDRARQYLKLYKEIKYVNVPVGESTYASVYLSPSSVKRITGSEGGRGKWVKYEGVVVEYNGKVVATYSSERGKMEKWWTIQSPSIVETTYYPLLNKDETPFSVYWYDRYPEIMKPNLHQGGSAPEPSGFGTPTPPETDDL is encoded by the coding sequence ATGAAATCCATCCTTACTTTCATCACGGCTATGCTGGCTGCCGTGCTTCTTATTCCTGCGGCATCCGCACAAAGCACGAGCAACCCAAAAACGCAGGTGCGCGTTACCCTGGACAAGCTGTCCCTGTACATGCGCCAGTCTCCGAACGTGCCCACGCAGGACGATCCGCGGTCCCTGCCCAAGCCGAAGAGGTGGGCGGATTTTGAAGTGCCTTTCAAGGTGGAAGCTTCTCCAATGCCCAAATCCGGCTACATTGATTCCCTGACGTTCAAATTCTATATTGCCGTGGTCAATCCGGACCGCGCGCGCCAGTACCTGAAACTGTACAAGGAAATCAAGTACGTCAATGTTCCGGTGGGTGAATCCACCTACGCTTCCGTTTACCTTTCCCCCTCCTCCGTCAAGCGCATCACCGGCTCGGAAGGCGGCCGCGGCAAGTGGGTCAAGTATGAAGGCGTTGTCGTGGAATATAACGGCAAGGTAGTGGCTACCTATTCCTCTGAACGCGGCAAGATGGAAAAATGGTGGACCATCCAGTCCCCCAGCATTGTGGAAACCACCTATTATCCCCTGCTGAACAAGGATGAAACACCCTTCTCCGTATATTGGTATGACCGTTATCCGGAAATCATGAAGCCCAACCTCCACCAGGGAGGCTCCGCTCCGGAACCTTCCGGCTTCGGAACGCCGACGCCGCCGGAAACCGACGATCTTTGA
- a CDS encoding M42 family metallopeptidase, translating to MAIDSDLLKKFSEAHGISGHEDEVRALVAQELSGYGEFSADGSGCLFCTSGDSGPRVMLAAHMDEIGFLVQNITAGGFLQLVGIGGWWPHTLLSQRVLVRTRSGRRIQGVIGSRPPHFLPEGQRNTVMAMDALFVDVGAESAEQVKNEFGIRLGDPVVPDAAFSHLENPFRVMGKAFDNRAGLSVMVEAFKTLCREGHPNTLIAAATVQEEVGTRGARTAGAAMKPDCVIVLEAPPADDTPGFSSGDSQGALGGGVQIRLFDPTAITNPRLAALAEEVAVKASIPFQLTVRRSGGTDAGALHLSGKGVPCIVLGIPTRYIHAHNGVLDLRDYRAATELTVALARGLNREAVESLTQYLPGKEHS from the coding sequence ATGGCGATTGATTCGGATCTGCTGAAAAAATTTTCGGAAGCCCACGGTATCTCAGGACATGAGGATGAAGTGAGGGCGCTTGTGGCGCAGGAACTTTCCGGATATGGGGAATTTTCCGCGGACGGTTCCGGCTGCCTGTTCTGCACCAGCGGGGATTCCGGTCCCCGCGTGATGCTGGCGGCCCATATGGATGAAATAGGCTTTCTCGTTCAGAATATTACAGCCGGCGGCTTTCTACAGTTGGTGGGCATCGGCGGCTGGTGGCCGCATACCCTGCTGAGCCAGCGCGTTCTGGTGAGAACCCGCTCCGGACGCCGCATTCAGGGAGTGATCGGTTCCCGGCCCCCCCATTTTTTGCCGGAAGGCCAGCGCAACACCGTCATGGCCATGGATGCCCTGTTTGTGGATGTGGGGGCTGAAAGCGCAGAGCAGGTGAAGAACGAATTCGGCATCCGCCTGGGAGACCCCGTGGTGCCTGACGCAGCCTTTTCCCATCTGGAAAATCCGTTCCGCGTCATGGGCAAGGCATTTGACAACCGTGCCGGTTTATCCGTCATGGTAGAGGCTTTCAAGACACTGTGCCGGGAAGGGCACCCCAACACGCTTATTGCCGCCGCAACGGTGCAGGAGGAAGTGGGAACCCGTGGAGCCAGAACGGCGGGCGCCGCCATGAAGCCGGATTGCGTGATTGTCCTGGAGGCTCCCCCCGCGGACGATACCCCGGGATTTTCCTCCGGCGACTCCCAGGGAGCTCTGGGGGGCGGCGTGCAGATCAGATTGTTTGACCCTACGGCCATCACCAATCCCCGCCTGGCCGCATTGGCGGAGGAAGTGGCCGTGAAGGCGTCCATCCCCTTCCAGCTCACCGTGCGGCGTTCCGGCGGCACGGATGCCGGAGCGCTTCATCTCTCCGGAAAGGGAGTGCCCTGCATCGTGCTGGGAATCCCCACCCGGTACATTCATGCCCATAACGGGGTGCTGGACCTGCGCGATTACCGAGCCGCAACGGAGCTGACGGTAGCCCTGGCAAGAGGCCTGAACCGCGAAGCTGTGGAAAGCCTTACCCAATACCTGCCCGGAAAGGAACATTCATGA
- the lgt gene encoding prolipoprotein diacylglyceryl transferase, translating into MSASPYVHDLNPVIWQFTDSIALRWYGVAYLLGFIAGYFLLSWLSRRKLYPVPQERLADFVTYVAIFGVLFGGRLGYVFFYHIPNHGWAQFLADPFVILRVWEGGMASHGGMIGVGLYTFYYAWKHRVKWVALLDGLAIVAPVGLFFGRMANFINGELYGRIVPPGSSQGMIFPGELAQDPDLFMQVASRIYGEPGLLDKMYLSGISVPEQMNAAWVADRVRDTPAVKEIVAQVMEGHARYPSQLYEAFAEGVVLFAILWFIRVKFPRAWNGVFCGVFAIVYAIGRIVCEEFREPDSPFSMGMTRGQFLSVFLIFVGLAFLVYAFKTRKTVQDCVFYDPAEKSAADEEKKSA; encoded by the coding sequence ATGAGTGCGTCTCCCTATGTACACGACCTGAACCCCGTTATCTGGCAGTTTACGGATTCCATCGCCCTGCGCTGGTATGGCGTTGCCTACCTGCTGGGATTTATCGCCGGGTATTTCCTGCTTTCCTGGCTCTCCCGCAGGAAGCTGTACCCCGTTCCGCAGGAAAGGCTGGCCGACTTTGTGACTTATGTGGCGATCTTCGGCGTGCTCTTCGGAGGCCGGCTGGGCTATGTATTTTTTTACCATATACCCAATCACGGCTGGGCCCAATTCCTGGCGGATCCCTTCGTGATCCTGCGCGTGTGGGAGGGCGGCATGGCCAGTCACGGCGGCATGATCGGCGTGGGGCTTTACACCTTCTATTATGCCTGGAAGCACCGTGTCAAATGGGTGGCCCTGCTGGATGGCCTGGCCATTGTCGCTCCCGTCGGCCTGTTCTTCGGGCGCATGGCCAACTTCATCAACGGAGAATTGTACGGGCGCATTGTTCCTCCCGGCTCCTCCCAGGGCATGATCTTTCCGGGGGAACTCGCACAGGACCCGGACTTGTTCATGCAGGTGGCCTCCCGCATTTATGGAGAGCCGGGACTGCTGGATAAAATGTATCTTTCCGGCATCTCCGTGCCGGAGCAAATGAATGCCGCCTGGGTGGCGGACAGGGTCAGGGATACCCCTGCCGTCAAGGAAATCGTGGCCCAGGTGATGGAGGGCCATGCGCGTTACCCCTCCCAGCTATATGAGGCCTTTGCGGAAGGCGTGGTGCTCTTTGCCATCCTGTGGTTCATCCGGGTGAAATTCCCGCGTGCCTGGAACGGCGTGTTTTGCGGCGTATTCGCCATTGTCTATGCCATCGGCAGAATCGTCTGCGAGGAATTCCGGGAACCTGACTCCCCGTTCTCCATGGGAATGACGCGCGGCCAGTTCCTTTCCGTATTCCTTATTTTCGTGGGTCTTGCCTTTCTGGTGTATGCTTTCAAGACCCGGAAGACGGTGCAGGACTGCGTTTTCTATGATCCCGCGGAAAAATCTGCCGCGGACGAGGAGAAGAAATCCGCTTAA
- a CDS encoding aminopeptidase P N-terminal domain-containing protein translates to MRYEPLPSSFYSGNRKELASRLPVGSMLILHANDVFPTNADGTFALHQNANLFYLTGIDQEESVLIMTIRADGWDEILLLRETNEQIAIWEGARLSQQQARELSGIQDVRWTKEYDSLLDRLVPTAGMVFVEANQHPRCTCPVETRNARMTKELKEKFPDVVLKNVYEILSLMRQIKKPEEIEALKKACEITNEGFRALLGFIRPGLGEWQIEGFLSNEFIGRGARKFSFLPIIASGKDTCVLHYIQNSKRCEDGALVLMDIGTEYGNYNSDMTRTVPVNGKFTPRQRAVYESVLNMMTYAKSILRPGILKSEYERLVRVFAAGELVKLGLITPAQVAENPADPPIVRKYYMHGCSHFLGLDVHDVGESNPVVLPGMVFTVEPGIYIAEESIGIRLENDILIGETENTDLLGDVPLLPDDIERLMAR, encoded by the coding sequence ATGAGATACGAGCCGCTTCCCTCCTCCTTTTATTCCGGCAACCGTAAGGAACTGGCCTCCCGGCTGCCTGTCGGCAGCATGCTGATCCTGCACGCCAACGACGTATTCCCTACCAATGCCGACGGCACCTTCGCCCTGCATCAGAATGCCAACCTTTTTTATCTCACCGGCATCGACCAGGAGGAATCCGTGCTGATCATGACCATCCGGGCAGACGGGTGGGATGAAATCCTGCTGCTGAGGGAGACGAACGAACAGATCGCCATCTGGGAAGGCGCGCGGCTCTCCCAGCAACAGGCCCGGGAACTGAGCGGCATTCAGGACGTGCGCTGGACGAAGGAATACGACTCCCTGCTGGACCGCCTGGTGCCGACCGCCGGAATGGTTTTTGTGGAGGCCAACCAGCATCCCCGCTGCACCTGCCCGGTGGAAACGCGCAATGCCCGCATGACCAAGGAGCTGAAGGAAAAATTCCCGGACGTGGTTTTGAAAAACGTCTATGAAATCCTCTCCCTGATGCGCCAGATCAAAAAGCCGGAGGAAATTGAAGCGCTCAAAAAAGCCTGTGAAATCACCAATGAAGGATTCCGTGCGCTGCTCGGCTTCATCAGGCCGGGACTGGGGGAATGGCAGATAGAAGGCTTCCTCTCCAACGAATTCATCGGCAGGGGCGCCCGCAAATTCTCCTTCCTGCCCATCATCGCCTCCGGAAAGGATACCTGCGTGCTGCACTACATCCAGAACAGCAAGCGGTGTGAAGACGGCGCCCTGGTGCTCATGGACATAGGCACGGAATACGGCAACTACAATTCCGACATGACCCGTACCGTTCCCGTGAACGGGAAGTTCACGCCCCGCCAGCGCGCCGTGTATGAAAGCGTGCTGAACATGATGACCTATGCCAAAAGCATCCTGAGGCCCGGAATCCTCAAATCCGAATACGAACGCCTGGTACGCGTCTTCGCTGCGGGGGAACTCGTCAAGCTCGGCCTCATCACTCCGGCCCAGGTGGCGGAAAACCCGGCTGATCCCCCCATTGTCCGCAAATATTACATGCACGGATGTTCCCACTTCCTGGGGCTGGACGTGCACGACGTCGGGGAAAGCAACCCCGTCGTGCTGCCGGGCATGGTTTTCACCGTGGAGCCGGGCATTTACATCGCGGAGGAATCCATCGGCATCCGCCTGGAAAACGACATCCTGATCGGCGAGACGGAAAACACGGACCTGCTGGGGGACGTGCCGCTGCTGCCGGATGACATAGAACGGCTCATGGCCCGTTAA
- the hisG gene encoding ATP phosphoribosyltransferase translates to MSKKLKIALPKGSLQDSTVELFRKAGYNIYVSSRGYRPTSDDDDLELFLIRAQEIGRYVNDGFIDCGITGRDWIYENRADVEVLTDLQYSKATSRPTRWVLVVPEDSPITCAEDLQGKRIATEGVGITERWLQEKGIKAHVEFSWGATEVKVPELVDAIVDITETGSSIKANKLRIVDTLMTSYPQFIANKETMEDEWKRQKLEAMVLMLKGALEARRKVGLKMNLPAAALDGLVEALPSLRRPTISHLAEEGWLAVETVIDESAVRDIIPRLKSLGAEGIIEYPLNKLVY, encoded by the coding sequence ATGTCGAAGAAACTCAAAATAGCACTTCCCAAAGGCAGTTTGCAGGACTCCACCGTGGAATTGTTCCGCAAGGCCGGCTACAACATCTATGTATCCAGCCGCGGCTACCGCCCGACTTCCGATGACGACGATCTGGAGCTCTTCCTGATCCGCGCCCAGGAAATCGGCCGTTACGTCAACGACGGTTTCATCGACTGCGGCATCACCGGACGCGACTGGATCTATGAAAACCGCGCGGATGTGGAAGTGCTGACGGACCTCCAATACTCCAAGGCCACCTCCAGACCCACCCGCTGGGTGCTGGTGGTTCCGGAAGACTCTCCCATCACTTGTGCTGAAGACCTGCAGGGCAAGCGCATCGCCACGGAAGGCGTGGGCATTACGGAACGCTGGCTTCAGGAAAAAGGCATCAAGGCCCATGTGGAATTCTCCTGGGGCGCCACGGAAGTGAAGGTGCCGGAACTGGTGGACGCCATCGTGGACATCACGGAAACGGGCAGCTCCATCAAGGCCAACAAGCTCCGCATCGTGGACACCCTGATGACCTCCTATCCCCAGTTCATCGCCAACAAGGAAACGATGGAGGACGAATGGAAGAGGCAGAAGCTGGAAGCCATGGTGCTCATGCTCAAGGGCGCTCTGGAAGCACGCCGAAAGGTGGGCTTGAAGATGAACCTTCCCGCCGCCGCCCTGGACGGCCTGGTGGAGGCCCTGCCGTCCCTGCGCCGCCCCACCATCTCCCATCTGGCGGAAGAAGGCTGGCTGGCCGTGGAAACAGTCATTGACGAATCCGCCGTACGGGATATCATTCCCCGGCTCAAGTCCCTGGGAGCGGAAGGCATCATTGAATACCCGCTCAACAAACTGGTTTATTAA
- a CDS encoding ligand-binding sensor domain-containing protein has protein sequence MAALYSRSGDLWVATEGEGLLKLSHDSDHWEKQKGNGLPRTVNFLSLVEDRQGRIWAGTDNQGVAVWNGESWMQYNQNNALLGERVPALAVSPLNGDVAIATSGGLTIYSAETEEWKDFTRANGLPEDQIVSLSFNEQGGLWAAFLTNGIGYASPASRYSDWKMVQTKFYWDKEQRIRQPVEARGKGLPSNFSNAVCAAGGSVWVGTIAGLGYGRSLHDWNFLRGRDYKRKNAGLWLDTGDKRKNRRAGSLSDSSLLPEDYVTCFYPVPGGMWVGFRESGACFVRTPSLTIREVDLKKEVEEKAPIYTTCFVVLPGGELYAGTHGHGLVKAGKTAVRPSPASGRITSADHPRPPLLPAMRQMASLPAGRTSLSPEEKFDTCYWYEDWATQGDWCGRYGQGYALLCAANSPIGDIEYSFDPSYGCLPVRGPHANATWLKGAVTYINEPGMRSILYCPESTTRTLASWGDGGEDYPSTFDGPDLGAIVTVPEGRHLLSLYFYDPTPLAEYDLRNGMRDYLIEVRKMTSDFNLDMATGNAKLEKGRNPLQYLMEALTTTSSMPVQARGRVKSFSGGGVYKNFILDGKGCYYIRLVRNYSVNTTINGIFLSSLDETKKAWIRYNSIGKMSVPYGLKAPYPPSLKEQDLHKLPETLLASWAASQDVARKNLLEIWESRRQGIYIYRHLLTLGGLDHVKMNWRWHLKIWNDRDKNYFKRQMENAWESLQDCFVFYRSNEWSHYAPETTIPFSIEEVEKMQRNNIDWKQYRADSALKPEVSVEEMKKWLKEH, from the coding sequence ATGGCCGCGCTGTACAGCAGGTCAGGAGATCTGTGGGTGGCGACGGAGGGGGAGGGACTGTTGAAACTTTCTCATGATTCGGATCATTGGGAAAAACAAAAGGGAAATGGTCTGCCGCGGACGGTCAATTTTCTTTCTTTGGTGGAAGACCGGCAGGGGCGTATTTGGGCCGGTACGGATAATCAGGGCGTGGCCGTCTGGAATGGAGAAAGCTGGATGCAGTATAATCAGAACAATGCCTTGCTGGGTGAGCGTGTTCCGGCTCTGGCGGTATCTCCCTTGAATGGTGATGTAGCCATAGCTACGTCCGGAGGATTGACCATTTATTCCGCTGAAACGGAAGAATGGAAGGACTTCACACGTGCCAACGGCTTGCCGGAGGATCAGATCGTATCATTGTCCTTCAATGAGCAGGGTGGGCTGTGGGCTGCTTTTTTGACAAACGGCATAGGGTATGCATCCCCTGCTTCCCGATATTCGGATTGGAAAATGGTACAGACAAAGTTTTATTGGGATAAGGAGCAGCGTATTCGCCAACCTGTGGAAGCGCGTGGAAAAGGACTGCCTTCCAACTTTAGTAATGCCGTTTGCGCAGCAGGTGGATCTGTGTGGGTGGGAACGATTGCCGGTCTTGGCTATGGAAGGAGCCTGCATGACTGGAATTTTTTAAGAGGCCGTGACTATAAAAGAAAAAATGCTGGCCTCTGGCTGGACACAGGGGACAAGCGCAAAAACAGGAGAGCGGGTTCTTTATCTGATTCCTCGTTGCTACCGGAAGACTACGTCACTTGTTTTTATCCGGTTCCCGGAGGAATGTGGGTTGGATTCCGTGAATCGGGGGCCTGTTTTGTTCGGACACCGTCCCTGACGATTCGTGAAGTGGATTTAAAGAAAGAAGTAGAAGAAAAGGCCCCTATTTATACGACCTGCTTCGTAGTGCTGCCGGGTGGAGAATTGTATGCGGGAACACACGGACACGGTTTGGTCAAGGCAGGGAAAACGGCCGTGAGACCTTCACCGGCATCTGGGAGGATAACCTCCGCGGATCATCCGCGCCCACCGCTTCTCCCGGCAATGCGGCAGATGGCAAGTCTGCCTGCCGGTCGCACGAGTCTGTCTCCAGAAGAAAAATTCGATACCTGCTACTGGTATGAGGATTGGGCCACGCAGGGAGATTGGTGCGGGCGTTACGGACAGGGGTACGCCCTGTTGTGTGCGGCTAATTCTCCTATAGGTGATATAGAGTATTCTTTTGATCCATCCTATGGATGCTTGCCAGTCCGGGGGCCGCATGCAAACGCAACATGGTTGAAAGGCGCTGTTACTTATATAAATGAACCCGGAATGCGTAGCATCCTGTATTGTCCGGAGAGTACTACAAGAACGCTGGCTTCATGGGGAGATGGTGGGGAAGATTATCCTTCCACTTTTGATGGTCCCGATTTGGGCGCCATTGTTACTGTTCCCGAAGGGAGACACCTTTTATCTCTTTATTTTTATGATCCCACTCCGCTTGCGGAGTACGATCTCCGCAATGGGATGCGGGATTATCTCATTGAAGTACGCAAAATGACTTCGGATTTCAACCTGGATATGGCTACAGGAAACGCGAAGTTGGAGAAAGGCCGGAATCCTCTTCAGTATTTGATGGAGGCTTTGACTACAACCAGCAGTATGCCCGTCCAGGCCAGGGGCCGTGTTAAGTCCTTTTCAGGAGGCGGAGTTTACAAGAATTTTATTCTGGATGGAAAAGGATGTTATTACATCCGACTGGTTAGGAATTATTCCGTCAATACAACGATCAACGGTATTTTTCTTTCTTCTCTGGATGAAACAAAAAAAGCTTGGATACGTTATAATAGCATTGGGAAGATGTCTGTCCCCTACGGTTTAAAGGCTCCTTATCCACCTTCTTTGAAAGAACAAGATTTGCACAAGTTGCCTGAAACTCTATTAGCAAGCTGGGCGGCAAGCCAGGATGTGGCCAGGAAAAACCTTCTTGAAATTTGGGAGAGCCGGAGGCAAGGAATTTATATTTATCGCCATTTGTTGACTTTAGGTGGTTTGGATCATGTTAAAATGAACTGGCGCTGGCATTTGAAGATATGGAATGACAGGGATAAAAATTATTTTAAAAGGCAGATGGAGAACGCGTGGGAGAGCCTGCAGGATTGTTTCGTCTTCTATCGTTCAAATGAATGGTCCCATTACGCACCTGAGACTACGATTCCTTTTTCCATTGAAGAAGTGGAAAAAATGCAAAGAAATAACATTGATTGGAAGCAGTACCGTGCCGATTCTGCACTTAAGCCGGAAGTGAGCGTTGAAGAAATGAAAAAATGGTTAAAAGAACATTAA
- a CDS encoding sensor histidine kinase — translation MSAVDYILILLLLASLYLNWHLVQTCRSAMKARKKALRDAQRLLKRGEEAQEQAIADKRRFLEALGEAFLLIGPSGHIVLANTLARELFQEERLEGRKVGSLVCNQELLLHVQEAFDTDGPVTKEFTLSAINSPGGVQNGITAWHLDSAITDTPIREKRILLRNVTQNYLTNQMRRDFVANASHELRTPLTIIVGYLENLMEDELMEERPALARKFIGIMHQNSQRLMNIIEDMLMISKLESGHKAILKEQWFRLTSCADDVFSRLDSIREKKQAALHMDIPAKWELYGDPFYWTQILFNLVENALKQNTEPDLSVTVAASLAPDACVITVTDTGVGIPAESLPFLFNRFYRVETHHSSEIKGTGLGLSIVKRAVEAHDGTITVTSVPHQKTTFTITIPLKRFRKGKEA, via the coding sequence ATGTCGGCCGTTGACTACATCCTCATCCTCCTGCTGCTGGCCTCCCTGTACCTGAACTGGCACCTGGTACAGACATGCCGGTCAGCCATGAAAGCCAGGAAAAAGGCTCTGAGGGACGCCCAGCGCCTGTTGAAACGCGGGGAAGAGGCCCAGGAACAGGCCATTGCGGACAAACGGCGCTTTCTGGAAGCGCTGGGGGAGGCCTTCCTGCTCATCGGCCCTTCCGGACACATCGTGCTGGCCAATACGCTGGCGCGCGAACTCTTTCAGGAAGAACGCTTGGAAGGCCGCAAAGTCGGTTCCCTGGTGTGCAATCAGGAACTTCTGCTCCACGTGCAGGAAGCCTTTGACACGGACGGTCCCGTCACCAAGGAATTCACCCTCAGCGCCATCAACTCCCCCGGCGGAGTGCAGAACGGCATCACGGCATGGCATCTGGACAGCGCCATCACGGATACCCCCATCAGGGAAAAGCGCATCCTGCTGCGCAACGTCACGCAGAACTACCTCACCAACCAGATGAGGAGGGACTTCGTGGCCAACGCCTCCCACGAACTGCGCACGCCTCTCACCATCATTGTGGGATACCTGGAAAACCTGATGGAAGACGAGCTCATGGAGGAAAGACCGGCCCTGGCCCGCAAATTCATCGGCATCATGCACCAGAACAGCCAGCGGCTCATGAACATCATTGAAGACATGCTCATGATCTCCAAGCTGGAATCCGGCCACAAGGCCATCCTGAAAGAGCAGTGGTTCCGCCTCACCTCCTGCGCGGACGACGTCTTCTCCCGGCTGGACTCCATCCGGGAGAAAAAGCAGGCCGCCCTGCACATGGACATCCCCGCGAAATGGGAACTGTACGGAGACCCCTTCTACTGGACGCAAATCCTGTTCAACCTGGTGGAAAACGCCCTCAAGCAGAACACGGAGCCGGACCTTTCCGTCACCGTGGCCGCCTCCCTCGCGCCGGACGCCTGCGTCATCACCGTGACGGACACGGGCGTGGGCATTCCCGCGGAAAGCCTCCCCTTCCTCTTCAACCGTTTCTACCGGGTGGAAACCCATCACTCCTCGGAAATCAAGGGAACGGGACTGGGCCTCTCCATCGTCAAACGAGCCGTGGAAGCCCATGACGGAACCATCACCGTCACCAGCGTTCCCCACCAGAAAACCACCTTCACCATCACCATTCCGCTGAAACGGTTCCGAAAAGGAAAAGAGGCATAA